From a single Drosophila sulfurigaster albostrigata strain 15112-1811.04 chromosome 3, ASM2355843v2, whole genome shotgun sequence genomic region:
- the LOC133841968 gene encoding uncharacterized protein LOC133841968 isoform X2: MRIALICVTFLALTAQSVLSNVLTRIEDGSVRLIPLGQNQCGQGSSVSKILDALGRWQFGTCGGSFPGLPGRPSISPFPRIPRPPGSRVIVLPPNRLPSLPIIRPPCYPPCCQPCDPIWPQQSCVSVSLECRLRVHRYPYYPTWPYPPPGIGGLPGIGGLPGIGGLPGTSILPATLPGQGLFGIPGIDGLSQGGQRVRDPFFGYNDPIAPEDESGALLNKNDDVNANDPADYNSNHDAPEQPDYSALQDAPHGQV; this comes from the exons ATGAGAATCGCTTTGATTTGTGTG acttttttggctttgactgCTCAGTCAGTCCTATCGAATGTCCTGACTCGAATTGAGGATGGCTCCGTGCGATTGATTCCCTTGGGACAAAACCAATGCGGTCAGGGATCTTCAG TTAGCAAAATACTAGATGCTCTCGGTCGTTGGCAATTTGGAACATGTGGCGGATCTTTCCCGGGTCTACCTGGACGACCAA GTATAAGTCCTTTTCCACGGATCCCGCGTCCCCCCGGATCCAGAGTTATAGTTCTACCTCCGAACCGGCTACCTAGTCTACCAATCATACGTCCACCTTGTTACCCACCTTGTTGTCAACCTTGTGACCCTATTTGGCCACAACAAAGTTGTGTGTCAGTCTCTCTAGAATGTCGGCTAAGGGTGCATCGCTACCCCTATTACCCTACCTGGCCCTACCCACCGCCCGGAATTGGTGGACTGCCCGGAATAGGTGGACTGCCCGGAATAGGTGGACTGCCCGGAACCAGTATACTGCCCGCTACTCTGCCCGGACAAGGACTATTTGGAATTCCCGGAATAGATGGACTGTCCCAAGGTGGACAACGCGTTAGAGACCCTTTCTTTGGCTACAATGATCCAATTGCACCAGAGGACGAATCCGGAGCTCTGCTGAATAAAAATGATGACGTCAATGCTAATGATCCAGCCGATTACAACTCCAACCATGATGCCCCTGAACAACCCGACTACTCGGCTCTTCAGGATGCGCCTCATGGTCAAGTCTAA
- the LOC133841968 gene encoding uncharacterized protein LOC133841968 isoform X8, with translation MRIALICVTFLALTAQSVLSNYLVPVGQNQCGQGYPGSKILDVLGRWQFGTCGGSFPGLPGRPIGISPFPRFQRPAGSRVIVLPPNRLPSLPIIRPPCYPPCCQPCYPPQLSCVSVSLECRLRVHRYPYYPTWPGQSGIGGLPGIGGLPGTSILPATLPGQGLFGIPGIDGLSQGGQRVRDPFFGYNDPIAPEDESGALLNKNDDVNANDPADYNSNHDAPEQPDYSALQDAPHGQV, from the exons ATGAGAATCGCTTTGATTTGTGTG acttttttggctttgactgCTCAGTCAGTTTTATCGAATTACCTGGTTCCCGTGGGACAAAACCAATGCGGTCAGGGATATCCAG GTAGCAAAATACTAGATGTTCTCGGTCGTTGGCAATTTGGAACATGTGGCGGATCTTTCCCGGGTCTACCTGGACGACCAA TAGGTATAAGTCCTTTTCCACGGTTCCAGCGTCCCGCCGGATCCAGAGTAATAGTTCTACCTCCGAACCGGCTACCTAGTCTACCAATCATACGTCCACCTTGTTACCCACCTTGTTGTCAACCTTGCTACCCGCCACAACTAAGTTGTGTGTCAGTCTCTCTAGAATGTCGGCTAAGGGTGCATCGCTACCCCTATTACCCTACCTGGCCCGGACAGTCCGGAATTG GTGGACTGCCCGGAATAGGTGGACTGCCCGGAACCAGTATACTGCCCGCTACTCTGCCCGGACAAGGACTATTTGGAATTCCCGGAATAGATGGACTGTCCCAAGGTGGACAACGCGTTAGAGACCCTTTCTTTGGCTACAATGATCCAATTGCACCAGAGGACGAATCCGGAGCTCTGCTGAATAAAAATGATGACGTCAATGCTAATGATCCAGCCGATTACAACTCCAACCATGATGCCCCTGAACAACCCGACTACTCGGCTCTTCAGGATGCGCCTCATGGTCAAGTCTAA
- the LOC133841968 gene encoding uncharacterized protein LOC133841968 isoform X6, with translation MRIALICVTFLALTAQSVLSNYLVPVGQNQCGQGSKILDVLGRWQFGTCGGSFPGLPGRPIGISPFPRFQRPAGSRVIVLPPNRLPSLPIIRPPCYPPCCQPCYPPQLSCVSVSLECRLRVHRYPYYPTWPGQSGIGGLPGIGGLPGIGGLPGTSILPATQPGQGLFGIPSINGLSQGGQRVRDPFFGYNDPIAPEDESGALLNKNDDVNANDPADYNSNHDAPEQPGYSALQDAPHGQV, from the exons ATGAGAATCGCTTTGATTTGTGTG acttttttggctttgactgCTCAGTCAGTTTTATCGAATTACCTGGTTCCCGTGGGACAAAACCAATGCGGTCAG GGTAGCAAAATACTAGATGTTCTCGGTCGTTGGCAATTTGGAACATGTGGCGGATCTTTCCCGGGTCTACCTGGACGACCAA TAGGTATAAGTCCTTTTCCACGGTTCCAGCGTCCCGCCGGATCCAGAGTAATAGTTCTACCTCCGAACCGGCTACCTAGTCTACCAATCATACGTCCACCTTGTTACCCACCTTGTTGTCAACCTTGCTACCCGCCACAACTAAGTTGTGTGTCAGTCTCTCTAGAATGTCGGCTAAGGGTGCATCGCTACCCCTATTACCCTACCTGGCCCGGACAGTCCGGAATTGGTGGACTGCCCGGAATAGGTGGACTGCCCGGAATAGGTGGACTGCCCGGAACCAGTATACTGCCCGCTACTCAGCCCGGACAAGGACTATTTGGAATTCCCAGTATAAATGGACTGTCCCAAGGTGGACAACGCGTTAGAGACCCTTTCTTTGGCTACAATGATCCAATTGCACCAGAGGACGAATCGGGAGCTCTGCTGAATAAAAATGATGACGTCAATGCTAATGATCCAGCCGATTACAACTCCAACCATGATGCCCCTGAACAACCCGGCTACTCGGCTCTTCAGGATGCGCCTCATGGTCAAGTCTAA
- the LOC133841968 gene encoding uncharacterized protein LOC133841968 isoform X3: MRIALICVTFLALTAQSVLSNVLTRIEDGSVRLIPLGQNQCGQGSSVSKILDALGRWQFGTCGGSFPVGISPFPRIPRPPGSRVIVLPPNRLPSLPIIRPPCYPPCCQPCDPIWPQQSCVSVSLECRLRVHRYPYYPTWPYPPPGIGGLPGIGGLPGIGGLPGTSILPATLPGQGLFGIPGIDGLSQGGQRVRDPFFGYNDPIAPEDESGALLNKNDDVNANDPADYNSNHDAPEQPDYSALQDAPHGQV, translated from the exons ATGAGAATCGCTTTGATTTGTGTG acttttttggctttgactgCTCAGTCAGTCCTATCGAATGTCCTGACTCGAATTGAGGATGGCTCCGTGCGATTGATTCCCTTGGGACAAAACCAATGCGGTCAGGGATCTTCAG TTAGCAAAATACTAGATGCTCTCGGTCGTTGGCAATTTGGAACATGTGGCGGATCTTTCCCGG TAGGTATAAGTCCTTTTCCACGGATCCCGCGTCCCCCCGGATCCAGAGTTATAGTTCTACCTCCGAACCGGCTACCTAGTCTACCAATCATACGTCCACCTTGTTACCCACCTTGTTGTCAACCTTGTGACCCTATTTGGCCACAACAAAGTTGTGTGTCAGTCTCTCTAGAATGTCGGCTAAGGGTGCATCGCTACCCCTATTACCCTACCTGGCCCTACCCACCGCCCGGAATTGGTGGACTGCCCGGAATAGGTGGACTGCCCGGAATAGGTGGACTGCCCGGAACCAGTATACTGCCCGCTACTCTGCCCGGACAAGGACTATTTGGAATTCCCGGAATAGATGGACTGTCCCAAGGTGGACAACGCGTTAGAGACCCTTTCTTTGGCTACAATGATCCAATTGCACCAGAGGACGAATCCGGAGCTCTGCTGAATAAAAATGATGACGTCAATGCTAATGATCCAGCCGATTACAACTCCAACCATGATGCCCCTGAACAACCCGACTACTCGGCTCTTCAGGATGCGCCTCATGGTCAAGTCTAA
- the LOC133841968 gene encoding uncharacterized protein LOC133841968 isoform X4 produces MRIALICVTFLALTAQSVLSNYLVPVGQNQCGQGYPGSKILDVLGRWQFGTCGGSFPGLPGRPIGISPFPRFQRPAGSRVIVLPPNRLPSLPIIRPPCYPPCCQPCYPPQLSCVSVSLECRLRVHRYPYYPTWPGQSGIGGLPGIGGLPGIGGLPGTSILPATQPGQGLFGIPSINGLSQGGQRVRDPFFGYNDPIAPEDESGALLNKNDDVNANDPADYNSNHDAPEQPGYSALQDAPHGQV; encoded by the exons ATGAGAATCGCTTTGATTTGTGTG acttttttggctttgactgCTCAGTCAGTTTTATCGAATTACCTGGTTCCCGTGGGACAAAACCAATGCGGTCAGGGATATCCAG GTAGCAAAATACTAGATGTTCTCGGTCGTTGGCAATTTGGAACATGTGGCGGATCTTTCCCGGGTCTACCTGGACGACCAA TAGGTATAAGTCCTTTTCCACGGTTCCAGCGTCCCGCCGGATCCAGAGTAATAGTTCTACCTCCGAACCGGCTACCTAGTCTACCAATCATACGTCCACCTTGTTACCCACCTTGTTGTCAACCTTGCTACCCGCCACAACTAAGTTGTGTGTCAGTCTCTCTAGAATGTCGGCTAAGGGTGCATCGCTACCCCTATTACCCTACCTGGCCCGGACAGTCCGGAATTGGTGGACTGCCCGGAATAGGTGGACTGCCCGGAATAGGTGGACTGCCCGGAACCAGTATACTGCCCGCTACTCAGCCCGGACAAGGACTATTTGGAATTCCCAGTATAAATGGACTGTCCCAAGGTGGACAACGCGTTAGAGACCCTTTCTTTGGCTACAATGATCCAATTGCACCAGAGGACGAATCGGGAGCTCTGCTGAATAAAAATGATGACGTCAATGCTAATGATCCAGCCGATTACAACTCCAACCATGATGCCCCTGAACAACCCGGCTACTCGGCTCTTCAGGATGCGCCTCATGGTCAAGTCTAA
- the LOC133841968 gene encoding uncharacterized protein LOC133841968 isoform X9: MRIALICVTFLALTAQSVLSNYLVPVGQNQCGQGYPGSKILDVLGRWQFGTCGGSFPGLPGRPIGISPFPRFQRPAGSRVIVLPPNRLPSLPIIRPPCYPPCCQPCYPPQLSCVSVSLECRLRVHRYPYYPTWPGQSGIGGLPGTSILPATQPGQGLFGIPSINGLSQGGQRVRDPFFGYNDPIAPEDESGALLNKNDDVNANDPADYNSNHDAPEQPGYSALQDAPHGQV; this comes from the exons ATGAGAATCGCTTTGATTTGTGTG acttttttggctttgactgCTCAGTCAGTTTTATCGAATTACCTGGTTCCCGTGGGACAAAACCAATGCGGTCAGGGATATCCAG GTAGCAAAATACTAGATGTTCTCGGTCGTTGGCAATTTGGAACATGTGGCGGATCTTTCCCGGGTCTACCTGGACGACCAA TAGGTATAAGTCCTTTTCCACGGTTCCAGCGTCCCGCCGGATCCAGAGTAATAGTTCTACCTCCGAACCGGCTACCTAGTCTACCAATCATACGTCCACCTTGTTACCCACCTTGTTGTCAACCTTGCTACCCGCCACAACTAAGTTGTGTGTCAGTCTCTCTAGAATGTCGGCTAAGGGTGCATCGCTACCCCTATTACCCTACCTGGCCCGGACAGTCCGGAATTG GTGGACTGCCCGGAACCAGTATACTGCCCGCTACTCAGCCCGGACAAGGACTATTTGGAATTCCCAGTATAAATGGACTGTCCCAAGGTGGACAACGCGTTAGAGACCCTTTCTTTGGCTACAATGATCCAATTGCACCAGAGGACGAATCGGGAGCTCTGCTGAATAAAAATGATGACGTCAATGCTAATGATCCAGCCGATTACAACTCCAACCATGATGCCCCTGAACAACCCGGCTACTCGGCTCTTCAGGATGCGCCTCATGGTCAAGTCTAA
- the LOC133841968 gene encoding uncharacterized protein LOC133841968 isoform X5, with protein sequence MRIALICVTFLALTAQSVLSNYLVPVGQNQCGQGYPGSKILDVLGRWQFGTCGGSFPGLPGRPSISPFPRFQRPAGSRVIVLPPNRLPSLPIIRPPCYPPCCQPCYPPQLSCVSVSLECRLRVHRYPYYPTWPGQSGIGGLPGIGGLPGIGGLPGTSILPATQPGQGLFGIPSINGLSQGGQRVRDPFFGYNDPIAPEDESGALLNKNDDVNANDPADYNSNHDAPEQPGYSALQDAPHGQV encoded by the exons ATGAGAATCGCTTTGATTTGTGTG acttttttggctttgactgCTCAGTCAGTTTTATCGAATTACCTGGTTCCCGTGGGACAAAACCAATGCGGTCAGGGATATCCAG GTAGCAAAATACTAGATGTTCTCGGTCGTTGGCAATTTGGAACATGTGGCGGATCTTTCCCGGGTCTACCTGGACGACCAA GTATAAGTCCTTTTCCACGGTTCCAGCGTCCCGCCGGATCCAGAGTAATAGTTCTACCTCCGAACCGGCTACCTAGTCTACCAATCATACGTCCACCTTGTTACCCACCTTGTTGTCAACCTTGCTACCCGCCACAACTAAGTTGTGTGTCAGTCTCTCTAGAATGTCGGCTAAGGGTGCATCGCTACCCCTATTACCCTACCTGGCCCGGACAGTCCGGAATTGGTGGACTGCCCGGAATAGGTGGACTGCCCGGAATAGGTGGACTGCCCGGAACCAGTATACTGCCCGCTACTCAGCCCGGACAAGGACTATTTGGAATTCCCAGTATAAATGGACTGTCCCAAGGTGGACAACGCGTTAGAGACCCTTTCTTTGGCTACAATGATCCAATTGCACCAGAGGACGAATCGGGAGCTCTGCTGAATAAAAATGATGACGTCAATGCTAATGATCCAGCCGATTACAACTCCAACCATGATGCCCCTGAACAACCCGGCTACTCGGCTCTTCAGGATGCGCCTCATGGTCAAGTCTAA
- the LOC133841968 gene encoding uncharacterized protein LOC133841968 isoform X1, protein MRIALICVTFLALTAQSVLSNVLTRIEDGSVRLIPLGQNQCGQGSSVSKILDALGRWQFGTCGGSFPGLPGRPIGISPFPRIPRPPGSRVIVLPPNRLPSLPIIRPPCYPPCCQPCDPIWPQQSCVSVSLECRLRVHRYPYYPTWPYPPPGIGGLPGIGGLPGIGGLPGTSILPATLPGQGLFGIPGIDGLSQGGQRVRDPFFGYNDPIAPEDESGALLNKNDDVNANDPADYNSNHDAPEQPDYSALQDAPHGQV, encoded by the exons ATGAGAATCGCTTTGATTTGTGTG acttttttggctttgactgCTCAGTCAGTCCTATCGAATGTCCTGACTCGAATTGAGGATGGCTCCGTGCGATTGATTCCCTTGGGACAAAACCAATGCGGTCAGGGATCTTCAG TTAGCAAAATACTAGATGCTCTCGGTCGTTGGCAATTTGGAACATGTGGCGGATCTTTCCCGGGTCTACCTGGACGACCAA TAGGTATAAGTCCTTTTCCACGGATCCCGCGTCCCCCCGGATCCAGAGTTATAGTTCTACCTCCGAACCGGCTACCTAGTCTACCAATCATACGTCCACCTTGTTACCCACCTTGTTGTCAACCTTGTGACCCTATTTGGCCACAACAAAGTTGTGTGTCAGTCTCTCTAGAATGTCGGCTAAGGGTGCATCGCTACCCCTATTACCCTACCTGGCCCTACCCACCGCCCGGAATTGGTGGACTGCCCGGAATAGGTGGACTGCCCGGAATAGGTGGACTGCCCGGAACCAGTATACTGCCCGCTACTCTGCCCGGACAAGGACTATTTGGAATTCCCGGAATAGATGGACTGTCCCAAGGTGGACAACGCGTTAGAGACCCTTTCTTTGGCTACAATGATCCAATTGCACCAGAGGACGAATCCGGAGCTCTGCTGAATAAAAATGATGACGTCAATGCTAATGATCCAGCCGATTACAACTCCAACCATGATGCCCCTGAACAACCCGACTACTCGGCTCTTCAGGATGCGCCTCATGGTCAAGTCTAA
- the LOC133841968 gene encoding uncharacterized protein LOC133841968 isoform X7, with the protein MRIALICVTFLALTAQSVLSNYLVPVGQNQCGQGSKILDVLGRWQFGTCGGSFPGLPGRPSISPFPRFQRPAGSRVIVLPPNRLPSLPIIRPPCYPPCCQPCYPPQLSCVSVSLECRLRVHRYPYYPTWPGQSGIGGLPGIGGLPGIGGLPGTSILPATQPGQGLFGIPSINGLSQGGQRVRDPFFGYNDPIAPEDESGALLNKNDDVNANDPADYNSNHDAPEQPGYSALQDAPHGQV; encoded by the exons ATGAGAATCGCTTTGATTTGTGTG acttttttggctttgactgCTCAGTCAGTTTTATCGAATTACCTGGTTCCCGTGGGACAAAACCAATGCGGTCAG GGTAGCAAAATACTAGATGTTCTCGGTCGTTGGCAATTTGGAACATGTGGCGGATCTTTCCCGGGTCTACCTGGACGACCAA GTATAAGTCCTTTTCCACGGTTCCAGCGTCCCGCCGGATCCAGAGTAATAGTTCTACCTCCGAACCGGCTACCTAGTCTACCAATCATACGTCCACCTTGTTACCCACCTTGTTGTCAACCTTGCTACCCGCCACAACTAAGTTGTGTGTCAGTCTCTCTAGAATGTCGGCTAAGGGTGCATCGCTACCCCTATTACCCTACCTGGCCCGGACAGTCCGGAATTGGTGGACTGCCCGGAATAGGTGGACTGCCCGGAATAGGTGGACTGCCCGGAACCAGTATACTGCCCGCTACTCAGCCCGGACAAGGACTATTTGGAATTCCCAGTATAAATGGACTGTCCCAAGGTGGACAACGCGTTAGAGACCCTTTCTTTGGCTACAATGATCCAATTGCACCAGAGGACGAATCGGGAGCTCTGCTGAATAAAAATGATGACGTCAATGCTAATGATCCAGCCGATTACAACTCCAACCATGATGCCCCTGAACAACCCGGCTACTCGGCTCTTCAGGATGCGCCTCATGGTCAAGTCTAA
- the LOC133845220 gene encoding uncharacterized protein LOC133845220 — translation MSANLFSLFIIILIANAVLTAVLPRLQDEHVRLEPTDDNKYSYTLRIEHPDGAVREETVQEIDTGEPLVNGVFRQDFEADDNDLKRVLVITYEAGPNGYVAKVRLVLEKREPVILGLSPNALKSAAG, via the exons ATGTCTGCGAATTTGTTCAGCTTG TTTATTATCATTCTCATTGCCAACGCGGTGCTGACGGCTGTGTTGCCTCGACTTCAAGATGAACACGTTCGGTTGGAGCCAACCGATGACAACAAATACTCCTACACCTTGAG AATCGAGCATCCGGATGGCGCAGTACGTGAGGAAACTGTGCAGGAGATCGACACTGGAGAGCCGCTTGTGAATGGCGTATTCAGACAGGACTTTGAGGCGGATGACAATGATTTAAAGAGAGTGCTCGTGATTACCTATGAGGCGGGACCCAATGGTTATGTGGCCAAAGTCCGTTTAGTTTTGGAGAAACGTGAACCCGTAATTCTCGGACTGAGCCCCAACGCACTGAAATCAGCAGCGGGTTAG